The sequence TTCCATAATTTTTAATTTACCAATGTATCAATGTACTAGTTTATCAATTTGAACCAAAAGTCATTGTTACATTGTTATATTTTTACATTGTTAGATTACATAGTCAGCAAATATACAAAAGCTTTATAACTTTCCTGATATAGTTCTACCCAGCCACACAGTACTTTATCAGCCTTTCCTGACTGTAAAATCTGTTCCGAGTAATCGTTTAAAAAATTTTCATCAAATTCATTCAAAACAAAAAAAGCATTCTCTGTCTGCATTTTATGTTTGATGCTGATTTCGCCGACACAAATATTAGGTAAAGTATAAACAAAAACAGCAGGGCTCGGAAAATAATTTTCCTGAGAATTGATGCTTTCCTGATATTTAAAATCGGTGTCTAAACTTGATGATTTGTTGGCAAAAACCAATGCCGTTCTGCTTTGGTCTTCTTCTTTTAAAATCATTTCTGAAGCAAGAAAAGCCAATTTACTTAAATTATCCATTTTATGAAATTTCGGATAATTAAGCTCTAAAGTTTTATAAGCTTCTTTCGCAAAATCTGAAAAATTTTCAGTTTGAGTTTCAAAAACAATTTTGTTGTTAAGAATGATTTTTGAGTTTTCTACGGTGCAAATGTCTGTTTTCTTCATGATTTTAACATTTTTCTAAAACAATCGCCGCATTACACCCGCCAAAACCAGAAGCCGTTTTCAAAATATATTTGATTTCTGCAGGCTGATTTTCTTTTATAATGTTCAAAGGTTGGGAAGTGCCCGTCTCTTTAAAGTTTTTAGAAGGAATCAGAGTATTTTTTAAAGCAGATTCCATAGAAATGATGCTTTCTAATAAGCCTGATGCTCCCAAACAGTGGCCGTAATAGCCTTTCATACTGTTTAATGGAACATTTTGCAATTCCATTCTGTTGAAAGCGATGGCTTCCATTTCGTCGTTATATATTGTCGCTGTTCCGTGTGCAGAAATAAAATCTATTTTTCCTGCGGAAACATTGGCTTCTGTCATCGCATTTTTGATGCTTGCAAACAATCCGTCACCGGTTCTTGATGGCCCGGAAATATGATTGGCATCATTGATAGCTGAGTCTCCTAAAATTTTAAAACTAAATTTTTCGTTTGAGGTTATTTCGTCACTTCGTTCCTCGCAACGACTTGTCATATAAACAGCCGCTGTTGCTTCACCAATATTGATTCCATCACGGTTTTTGTCGTAAGGTCTACAGATTTCCGTTCCGATTGCCTGAAAAGAATTGAAGCCTGAAATCACAAACTCAGAAATTTCATCTCCAGCAACAACAACGGCATCTTTATATTTTCCTGCCTGAATCATATTTTTCGCCACAGCAATCGCCATTACTCCCGAAACACAGGCATTGGAAACGACAATAGGTTTTGTTTTAAATCCAAAAAAATCAGCTAATTTTTGAGCTAAATTTGAAAGAAAAACACCCTCTGGTAAAGCTGTCTGGTTTTTTAATAAACTGATGTTTCCTTTTGTGGTCGATAAAATAAAAGCTGTTTCATCTGAAATAGAATGTCTTGCGACCAAAGGCTTTAAACTTAACAAAAACATTTTTTCAAGCCTTGTGAAATCTTGATTGTCGAATTTTTTTTGAAATTCTTCTTCCAGCTTTTCAGAATCAATCATGGAAGCATAAAAAGGCTCCTGATTTTCTATAATTTTATGTAAAGCTACGCCCGATTTTCCATCTAAAAGGGCATTCCAGTTTGAAGAAACATCAAAACCCAAAGGCGTGACGCAGTTGTAATCTGTAATATAAACTTCCTTCCTCATTATAATCCCATTTTATCTTTCCAGGCCTGAAAAAATTCAGGGTTATACAAACATAAATTATTGTCGGAATCCAGAAAAACCTGAATGGTTTCTCCAGAACACACCAATTTATTTTCTTCGTTAAAAAGCTCGTATCGGTAAATTAATTTCGCTGAAGTGGAATTGACAAAAGTGGTCACGATTTTAAACGTTTCTCCATATTTTAAGGGAAGAAAATGTTCACACGTACTTTTTACAATCGGTGTTACAAATCCCGCTTTCTGAATGTCCAGATAAGTCAAACCGTGCTGTCTTCCGAAAGCTTCTCTGCCATCCTCGAAATACACGATGTAATGTCCATGCCAAACAATTCCCAACGGATCTGTCTCGTTGAACCTTACGCGGATTTCTTCCGTACAACTTAATATGTTTTCTTTAGACTGCATTTTGTTTTCTTTCGTAAAATAATGAAATAGTGACCATTGCTATGTAAAATAAAAACAGGAAGCCTAATTCTTTGGCAATTCCGCCGATTCCGCTGTTTCTGAGGATGATGTCGTAATAGGCATTTAATCCCCAATTCATAGGTGAGAATTTAGCAATAGACTGCATAAACTCCGGCATTAGAAATACAGGAACCCAGATTCCTCCAATGGCTGCCAAAACCACCACAGAAGTTGCGCCAAACGGTGCAGACTGTTCCTGAGTATCGGCAACAGTGCCTAGCAAAACCCCAAATCCGATTGCTGCCAATCCTGCAAAAATGGTGACAATAATTAAATGAAACATTTTTCCGGTAACATCAAATTGTGGTAAATCCATATAAGGAAAAAGGTAAATTCCTACTGCAACCATCAGTAAAAACTGAATAATACAGATGATAAGATAAGTAAATGTTTTTCCTAAAATATGAATAAAATAGGGAGTCGGACTCACTCTGACCCTCACACTTGTTCCCTGACTTTTTTCTTTAACTAAATTGATAGATAAAGGTACCACAATAAAGAAAATCGCAAACAACGCCCACGCCGGAACGTTGTGCTGAACAGAATTCGGAATGACTTCCGAAGCTCCTTTTTTCGGGGTGATTTCTTTAAAGCTGATTAAACTTTTATTTTCTTCAAGGTTTTCTGTCGTTCCCAGCTGATCCTGGAAAGCTTTGTAAATCTTTTTATTTTCGATCTCAAAAACCATTTTATTTACAGAATTCATCACAGAATTTTTAAATCCGGCATTGGTTGCCGGGTCAAAATACAGATGAATATCTTTGGCTTTTATCTGAACATTCTTTTTAGCAGAAGCAGAATCTGTTTCCAGTCCGAATGAACTGACGATGGTCTGAACTTTAGAATCGATATTTGAATTTAAATCTTTCGTTAAATTTTCCGGAATCACGATTGCAAGCTGATAATCTCCTGAAAAAACCGCATTCTGAGCCGATTTTTCATTATAATTAGTCAAAAGTTGGAATGTTTTGCTGTTTTCCAGTTCTTTTTTAATGCTTTTTGATACTTCAGATTTATCTTTATCAATGAAAATAATCGGGATTTTAGATCCTTCCAGATTTTTAAATGTAGAATCCTGAATCAATGTGATCGTGACAATCAGCAATAAAGGCATCACGAAAATAATCACGATTCCTCCGATATCTCTTTTCAGCAAAAGGATTTCTTTAACGAAACTTCTCCACAATTTATACAACAACATCTCTTAATTCTTTTCCGGTTAATGAAATGAAAACATCTTCTAAATTCTCAGCGCTCGCAACTCTGTTCACCAATTCTTCGGGGGTTCCGACAGCATGGATTTTCCCATGATCAATAATGGCAATTTTTGTACAGAACTCCTCTGCCTCAGAGAGGTGGTGAGATGTATAAATGATACACGTTCCTTTTTTATTTAAATCCAAAAGATAATCAATAATTGCTTTTTTAGACTGAACATCTACACCGACCGTCGGTTCATCGAGAAACAGAACTTTAGGATTGTGAAGGGTTCCCGCGATAAGATTGCAGCGGCGCTTCATCCCTCCTGAGAATTGTTCCACTTTTTTATCTGCAAATTTTGATAAACCCATGATTTCCAGAGATTCATCGATGGTATTGCGTAATTTTTTATGGCTTAAACCGTAAAGACTACCGAAGAACATTAGATTTTCTCTGGCCGTCAAAGTCGGGTATAATGCGTATTCCTGCGGAACGATTCCGATGATTTGTCTTAATTTAAAACCCTCTTTTTGAGGTGATAATCCGTTGATTTTAAAATTTCCCGAAGTCGGTTTTATTAATCCCGAAAGCATGGAAATCAGGGTTGTTTTTCCGGCTCCATTGGGGCCGAGAATTCCGTAGATTTCGTTTTTCTCAATATTCAACGAAATATCGTTTACAGAAAATTCTTCTGCATTTTTATATTTTTTGTATAAATTTTTAATTTCAATAATATTCTCCGCCATATCAGATCGCTTTTCTCAGTTTTTTATAAAAAGCTTCTTCCAGATCAGCAATATGAAGCATAGACTTTGAAAGATTATTATAGATGTCGCTTTTCGAGTTTCTGTTTTTGTATACTCTTGCAATATCCACGGCAAAATCTCTCCAAAGGTCGCCGATGGCTGTAATTTCTTTGGAAAGCTCTTTAAGCTGGTCATTTTTGAGAATCACTGCGGCTTCCTGCAAAAATGCACCGTAAATAAATCTGAAACCGCCACCGCCGGTGCCAATTTCTTCCTGCATTCTGATCAGTTGCCCGAGATAATGATTGGTCACTTTTGTTCCTTTTTTCTCGGCCCATTTCGGAATGCTTTTCGCGACCCATCTTATGGCCTTTACGCCAATCAGAGGAACAGGTGCGAGCATGTTTTTACAGGTGTCTCTGATGCCTTTTTTTATCGCTTCTTCCAGGTTGACATCTTCAGGGATGTAGGTGGGATAGTACATATGGCCTTTTGGGGGAAGTGCTCCTTTGGCGTATCTCACTTTTTCCAGTTCTGCTTCGGAAAGAGAAGTGGTATAGTCCATCACCGGATCACTGATTAAAAATCTTCCGTTTTCTTTTCCGTAAACCACCAGATTGTGGGCGTTGAAGTGGAATTTATATTCTTCAGGAAAATAAGTAAGATTGAAAACCCCAACCTGAAGTCCGGTAGGGATATTATTTTCCAGGTTTTTCTCTAAAGCTTTTTGAGCTTCCTGGGGATTTGAAAATTTTATTCTTTTAATTTTAATTCCCAGTCTTTTTGCCGCTTTGCTGAAAATAGCTCCGGGCATCGGTCGGTAACTAAAACCGGGAGCGAAATTCACTTTTAAAAAAGGTAAATACACAAAGAATAATCCGGAACCGATCCCGAAAATCATAGGTTCGCTGAGTTTTAAACCTTTGTTTAATAGTAAATTAGAGGCGACACCGTTTTCGCAATGGGCGGTCTGATGGTGTTCAAAATTAAGTTTCATTTATAGCTTGTTATCTTATTAACCCTTTCAGAGTTTTAAACTCTGAAAGGGTTAGTTACTTATTTTCCGGTGAAATTTTTCAATTCATCCACTGAAATTCCGAAAGCATCGGCATATTTTTTCAGGACGGATTCGCTTAGTGTTTTAAATATTTTTGGTTTTGCATGCCTTTTTACGCGCCACTGCCACATCCCAACGTAGGCTGCAAGAACCTGAAGATCCATTTTATTTAGTTCCATGAAATAAATAATCGGACTTACTTTATTGCTGGCAACATTTTGTTTTGCTTCTTCTATTCTTTCGGTTATCAACTCCATCGATTCGTCCAACGCTGCTTTTTTAGCCTCCCAGCCGATACTGTTGGCTGTTGTATAATTATCGTTTTCATCAGTCACATACAAAACTTCAGTCATGTTGGCCGATTTCAGGTTGCTTTCGTCTTGAGGAAGATCTTGTTTTTTCATTGGAGATCAGTGTTTTACTTCTTGAATAAACAAATTAATTTCAGCCCGGATTAATAATTCATCATTATTAAAAGCCTCACAAAAGATATTGCAGATGTTTTCAAACTGTGAAATCAGTGAGGCCTTTGAAATAATCTTGTCACCGACTTTCGGCAACGTAAAAACTTCAATTTTCTTGATATTCGTAATGAAACCAATCACTTTTGTTTCCGTTTCCGGGTTTTCGAAGAAGCTTTGTCCTACAATTGATGAACATGTCTGGGCCAGATTTTCAATAAGTCCGGCTTCCACAAATTCATTATTGTGAACAAAAATATTATCTTCTAAAATTTCAAAGGAAGTTACAACTTTTTCTTTGGTCAGTTCCAGAATATAGTCTGCCATCAGCATC is a genomic window of Chryseobacterium wanjuense containing:
- a CDS encoding 3-oxoacyl-ACP synthase, with the translated sequence MKKTDICTVENSKIILNNKIVFETQTENFSDFAKEAYKTLELNYPKFHKMDNLSKLAFLASEMILKEEDQSRTALVFANKSSSLDTDFKYQESINSQENYFPSPAVFVYTLPNICVGEISIKHKMQTENAFFVLNEFDENFLNDYSEQILQSGKADKVLCGWVELYQESYKAFVYLLTM
- a CDS encoding beta-ketoacyl synthase N-terminal-like domain-containing protein, with protein sequence MRKEVYITDYNCVTPLGFDVSSNWNALLDGKSGVALHKIIENQEPFYASMIDSEKLEEEFQKKFDNQDFTRLEKMFLLSLKPLVARHSISDETAFILSTTKGNISLLKNQTALPEGVFLSNLAQKLADFFGFKTKPIVVSNACVSGVMAIAVAKNMIQAGKYKDAVVVAGDEISEFVISGFNSFQAIGTEICRPYDKNRDGINIGEATAAVYMTSRCEERSDEITSNEKFSFKILGDSAINDANHISGPSRTGDGLFASIKNAMTEANVSAGKIDFISAHGTATIYNDEMEAIAFNRMELQNVPLNSMKGYYGHCLGASGLLESIISMESALKNTLIPSKNFKETGTSQPLNIIKENQPAEIKYILKTASGFGGCNAAIVLEKC
- a CDS encoding acyl-CoA thioesterase; this translates as MQSKENILSCTEEIRVRFNETDPLGIVWHGHYIVYFEDGREAFGRQHGLTYLDIQKAGFVTPIVKSTCEHFLPLKYGETFKIVTTFVNSTSAKLIYRYELFNEENKLVCSGETIQVFLDSDNNLCLYNPEFFQAWKDKMGL
- a CDS encoding ABC transporter permease, which translates into the protein MLLYKLWRSFVKEILLLKRDIGGIVIIFVMPLLLIVTITLIQDSTFKNLEGSKIPIIFIDKDKSEVSKSIKKELENSKTFQLLTNYNEKSAQNAVFSGDYQLAIVIPENLTKDLNSNIDSKVQTIVSSFGLETDSASAKKNVQIKAKDIHLYFDPATNAGFKNSVMNSVNKMVFEIENKKIYKAFQDQLGTTENLEENKSLISFKEITPKKGASEVIPNSVQHNVPAWALFAIFFIVVPLSINLVKEKSQGTSVRVRVSPTPYFIHILGKTFTYLIICIIQFLLMVAVGIYLFPYMDLPQFDVTGKMFHLIIVTIFAGLAAIGFGVLLGTVADTQEQSAPFGATSVVVLAAIGGIWVPVFLMPEFMQSIAKFSPMNWGLNAYYDIILRNSGIGGIAKELGFLFLFYIAMVTISLFYERKQNAV
- a CDS encoding ABC transporter ATP-binding protein; translation: MAENIIEIKNLYKKYKNAEEFSVNDISLNIEKNEIYGILGPNGAGKTTLISMLSGLIKPTSGNFKINGLSPQKEGFKLRQIIGIVPQEYALYPTLTARENLMFFGSLYGLSHKKLRNTIDESLEIMGLSKFADKKVEQFSGGMKRRCNLIAGTLHNPKVLFLDEPTVGVDVQSKKAIIDYLLDLNKKGTCIIYTSHHLSEAEEFCTKIAIIDHGKIHAVGTPEELVNRVASAENLEDVFISLTGKELRDVVV
- a CDS encoding BtrH N-terminal domain-containing protein — translated: MKLNFEHHQTAHCENGVASNLLLNKGLKLSEPMIFGIGSGLFFVYLPFLKVNFAPGFSYRPMPGAIFSKAAKRLGIKIKRIKFSNPQEAQKALEKNLENNIPTGLQVGVFNLTYFPEEYKFHFNAHNLVVYGKENGRFLISDPVMDYTTSLSEAELEKVRYAKGALPPKGHMYYPTYIPEDVNLEEAIKKGIRDTCKNMLAPVPLIGVKAIRWVAKSIPKWAEKKGTKVTNHYLGQLIRMQEEIGTGGGGFRFIYGAFLQEAAVILKNDQLKELSKEITAIGDLWRDFAVDIARVYKNRNSKSDIYNNLSKSMLHIADLEEAFYKKLRKAI
- a CDS encoding ABC transporter permease; the encoded protein is MEIKEDNIINIHNFLPHREPMLMADYILELTKEKVVTSFEILEDNIFVHNNEFVEAGLIENLAQTCSSIVGQSFFENPETETKVIGFITNIKKIEVFTLPKVGDKIISKASLISQFENICNIFCEAFNNDELLIRAEINLFIQEVKH